In the Chroococcidiopsis sp. SAG 2025 genome, one interval contains:
- a CDS encoding ankyrin repeat domain-containing protein, which produces MTSRRCPVNAFDELGKTPLHYASEKGHIAVMKLLIEMGADVNAHDESTISDTPLGAIAGNCDFEVAKLLIDAGANPTIPGWMQITALHRAKTRKKPEGQRVYQLLLDAAKKSLIIASSPPF; this is translated from the coding sequence ATTACTTCAAGGAGGTGTCCAGTTAACGCTTTTGACGAATTAGGTAAAACCCCACTGCATTACGCTTCCGAAAAAGGACATATTGCAGTCATGAAATTACTGATTGAAATGGGTGCAGATGTAAATGCCCATGATGAAAGCACAATCAGCGATACTCCACTTGGCGCGATCGCAGGAAATTGTGACTTTGAAGTCGCCAAGTTGCTAATTGATGCAGGTGCTAATCCAACTATTCCTGGTTGGATGCAAATCACAGCCCTTCATCGCGCAAAAACGAGAAAGAAACCAGAGGGACAAAGAGTTTATCAGCTATTACTTGATGCAGCCAAAAAAAGTTTAATTATCGCCTCTAGCCCCCCTTTTTAA
- a CDS encoding GldG family protein, with product MKTIAKKTKKNYWQYLFLLGPFLILMGLTAGTVAGSWGIIPLGLIAAGAVLSLLGLLWQAYKTKWWKRRSTQAGTNAIAATLAVLVILGLINFLATRYQTRIDFTETGLYTLAPQSREIVQNLSQPVKVWVFDRNQNSQDRALLENYRRQGSQFSFEYVDPQTRPGIAQKFGVRSFGDVYIEAGNRRQFVQSVGQGRLSEVQLTTKIQQVTSDRAGKVYFLQGHGEVGIGEQSKLTSALNTLKDRNFAAEPLNLVQQAKIPQDATVVIVASPKRGLFPQEVKALSAYLERGGSLMLLLDPNTNPNLDSLLQNWGLTLDNRVIIDPAGQAIGFGPAFAVVDNYGQHPITQDFGNNLSIFGGARAIDSKPVTGVEATPILQTSAESWAESNIQSQPLQFNPQSDRKGPLTIGYALNRVVSAEPVANAAPKTTQARMVVIGNAQFAIDGLFEQQLNGDVFLNSISWLSSQDNKQTLSVRPKEQKQRRLNLTPLQINLLGWISLVILPVIGFACAVLLWWLRR from the coding sequence ATGAAAACCATTGCTAAAAAAACGAAGAAAAATTATTGGCAATATCTATTTTTACTCGGTCCCTTTCTCATCCTCATGGGTTTAACAGCCGGGACTGTGGCGGGTAGCTGGGGAATTATCCCTTTGGGATTAATTGCTGCTGGCGCTGTTTTGAGTCTTTTAGGTTTGCTGTGGCAAGCTTATAAAACTAAGTGGTGGAAGCGACGTTCGACTCAGGCGGGAACAAATGCGATCGCAGCTACTTTGGCAGTTTTGGTCATTCTCGGACTCATTAATTTCTTAGCCACCCGCTATCAAACGCGGATCGATTTCACTGAAACGGGACTATATACTTTGGCTCCCCAATCGCGTGAAATTGTCCAAAATTTATCTCAACCCGTTAAGGTGTGGGTATTCGATCGCAATCAAAACTCCCAAGATCGAGCATTATTAGAAAATTATCGCCGTCAAGGGTCGCAATTTAGTTTTGAGTATGTCGATCCGCAAACACGACCAGGGATAGCTCAAAAGTTTGGCGTGAGATCGTTTGGTGATGTTTACATAGAAGCAGGCAATCGGCGACAGTTCGTACAATCGGTCGGACAAGGGCGATTGTCAGAAGTGCAACTGACAACTAAAATTCAGCAAGTGACAAGCGATCGCGCTGGAAAAGTCTATTTCCTTCAAGGTCACGGCGAAGTTGGGATCGGGGAACAGAGTAAGCTAACCTCAGCCCTGAATACACTTAAAGATAGAAACTTTGCTGCCGAACCGCTGAATTTAGTCCAACAAGCGAAGATCCCTCAAGATGCGACTGTGGTTATCGTTGCTAGTCCCAAACGAGGATTATTTCCGCAAGAAGTCAAAGCCTTAAGCGCGTATTTAGAGCGGGGTGGAAGTTTGATGCTACTCCTCGACCCAAATACAAACCCCAATTTAGATAGTCTGCTGCAAAATTGGGGGCTTACCCTAGATAACCGAGTGATTATCGATCCCGCTGGACAAGCAATCGGTTTTGGACCTGCTTTTGCTGTGGTTGATAACTACGGACAACATCCAATTACACAAGATTTTGGGAATAATCTATCGATTTTCGGTGGCGCGAGAGCAATTGACAGCAAACCAGTCACAGGAGTGGAAGCAACGCCAATTCTACAAACGAGTGCCGAAAGTTGGGCGGAAAGCAACATACAAAGTCAACCACTGCAATTTAATCCTCAAAGCGATCGCAAAGGTCCTTTAACTATAGGTTACGCCCTCAATCGCGTCGTCTCAGCCGAGCCAGTAGCTAATGCTGCTCCCAAGACAACTCAAGCCAGGATGGTAGTCATTGGTAACGCTCAATTTGCGATCGATGGATTATTCGAGCAGCAATTGAATGGAGACGTATTCTTAAATTCCATTAGCTGGTTGAGCAGTCAAGATAACAAACAAACCCTATCCGTGCGTCCTAAAGAACAAAAACAGCGTCGTCTGAATCTTACGCCCCTACAAATTAACCTTCTAGGTTGGATCTCTCTAGTCATTTTGCCAGTCATTGGTTTTGCCTGCGCTGTATTGCTGTGGTGGCTGCGAAGATAA
- a CDS encoding DUF4340 domain-containing protein — MKRTTLILLLLALGMGGFVYFYEIQGTPQRQEAREKQQQIFTFKEDQIQSLNVKTRNQTLQFERAKDSKTGWQMQVPDKAPASEGAIAYLLDLLVSSKSDRVLTVPAAQLSDYGLQQPQATVEVKLQDGKTHRLVLGQPDFNRSFLYAQADPPTPQPAQTRVLLVSTNFENAVNRTLAEWKQASASPKKSPEPQTNSQNNQK, encoded by the coding sequence ATGAAACGCACGACATTAATTTTGCTCCTCCTCGCGCTGGGAATGGGGGGGTTTGTGTACTTTTATGAAATTCAAGGCACGCCTCAACGCCAGGAAGCACGAGAAAAGCAGCAACAAATATTTACGTTTAAAGAAGACCAAATTCAGTCTCTAAATGTTAAGACTCGCAACCAAACTTTACAGTTCGAGCGCGCTAAGGATAGTAAGACAGGGTGGCAAATGCAGGTTCCCGATAAAGCTCCTGCCAGTGAGGGAGCGATCGCCTATTTGTTAGATTTGTTGGTCAGTAGTAAGAGCGATCGCGTTTTGACCGTACCCGCCGCACAGCTCTCTGACTATGGCTTGCAGCAACCTCAAGCGACGGTAGAAGTTAAGTTACAGGATGGGAAAACTCATCGATTGGTCTTGGGTCAGCCAGATTTTAACCGTAGTTTTTTGTACGCTCAAGCCGATCCACCGACTCCACAACCCGCTCAAACTCGCGTACTATTGGTCTCTACTAATTTTGAAAATGCTGTCAACAGAACCCTAGCGGAGTGGAAACAGGCTTCAGCATCGCCAAAAAAATCACCAGAGCCGCAAACTAATTCTCAAAACAATCAAAAATAG
- a CDS encoding HU family DNA-binding protein produces MNKGELVDSIAEKASVTKKQADAVLTAALETIIDAVSTGDKVTLVGFGSFESRERKAREGRNPKTGDKMEIPATKVPAFSAGKLFKEKVAPPED; encoded by the coding sequence ATGAACAAGGGTGAATTAGTCGATTCAATTGCTGAAAAGGCAAGCGTGACGAAAAAGCAAGCAGATGCCGTTCTGACTGCTGCTTTGGAAACCATTATCGATGCAGTCTCCACAGGAGATAAAGTGACACTAGTAGGCTTTGGCTCTTTTGAGTCGCGGGAGCGCAAAGCTCGCGAAGGTCGCAACCCGAAAACTGGCGATAAAATGGAAATTCCGGCAACTAAGGTTCCGGCTTTCTCAGCAGGGAAGCTATTTAAAGAAAAAGTCGCTCCTCCCGAAGACTGA